Genomic window (Musa acuminata AAA Group cultivar baxijiao chromosome BXJ1-9, Cavendish_Baxijiao_AAA, whole genome shotgun sequence):
AAAGCAAGTAACTACTGAAGGACTCTTGTTGGACAGCTTATCTGGCATTGCTTGGGTTGGGAGATAAACCAGCATTCTATTTCCAATCCTCATCTTCACCTACTCAGAAAACTATGCTAGTAGTAGTTGAAGTCCTCTGTTTTTCTAACTTGGCATTGTGCTAAAGACCATGTTGTTTCAGATTGGAGAAACTTCTGGTGCATGTGATCCATTATGTTAAAGGTGGTGACACAACTACTTAGACATCCAAATGTTGCTGTCCAAGCTGCATGAAGAGAAGGCAAAAGTAGctctttttcttttcatcatcTGAGCAGAGCTCCCAAGCTTCTCATAGCAACTTAATTGTCGGTCCTTTTAGCTCTTATCTCCGTAAAATGGTATGCTTTGTCCAAGTTGGATTTTTACTTCTAAAGAATGTGTAAATAGATGTACAGAGTTAACTCTTCACGGTCAATTGACTCTCTCAACTTTAGGATGTAGAACTGAAAGTAGCAGACGAGTCAATTACTATTAGCTTTAAGCCAACATATTTCCCCAACATGGTCAACTAAATCCTGCCACAAATGGTATGGAACCTTGCTCACTATACTTGCTATACGTCACTTGATATATCTAACTGGAAGATTCCCAATCATAAGAAAGAAAGATGTAGAGTAATGAAGTAAGAAACAAAGAAGTGAACATGCAGAGGCTAGCTGTAGCACTCATGAGGCTCACTCTATATAAGTGCTCCAAGTCCCTCATAGCTTCAGCATCACAGAGCCAACCGATCTTTGCTTTCTGAGATGGCCTCTAAGACTCTCTCGATGCTCTTGGCCTCTTTTGCCCTCTCCCTTCTGCTCACAGGGTCAGCAGAGGCACAGGGATTGAGTCTTGGTTACTACAGCAAGGCGTGTCCTAATGCCGAATCTATCGTGTTCGAGGAGATGGCCAAAGTCATCAAAGTCGCACCAAGCCTTGCTGGTCCTCTCTTGAGGATGCACTTCCACGATTGTTTCGTAAGGGTAATGTCAACTTTGAGCTATCATCGAAACGTCGAAAATGTGTTTTGCCTAAACTTTTCAGAATGCAGGGATGTGATGGGTCAGTCTTGTTGAACTCCACGAAGGGAAATGTAGCTGAGAAGGACGCACGTCCCAACCTCTCACTCAGAGGCTATGGTGTCATTGACAGAGTGAAGGCTAAACTGGAGAAAGCTTGCCCCGGGATCGTCTCCTGCGCTGATATCCTAGCTTTGGTCGCCAGGGATGCGGTGGTTTTGGTACGATAACCTTCATCTTTTTTCTATAACCGATATACGGTAAACGTCAAGGGATTTGTTTAGCTGATGGCCATCTTTCCTCAGAGCAAAGGACCCTATTGGCCTGTGCCGACTGGCCGAAGGGATGGCTTTGTGTCCATAGCCAACGAGACCAAACAGCTGCCACCACCCACCGCTAACATCACTACGTTGATCTCAATGTTTGCATCCAAAGGATTGAGCGTGAAGGACCTTGTTGTTCTATCAGGTGCATTCTCTCTCTTCAACTTAAGAGATCGGACTTCAGATGGTTTGCTACAGAGATATGAAGTTTTCATGTTTGCCAACTAGGTGGGCACACGATCGGGATCTCGCACTGCGCAGCCTTCAACGACAGGCTCTACAACTTCACCGGCAAGGCCACGCCCACCGACATCGATCCCACACTCGACAAGTACTACCTGGCGAAGTTGAGGACGATCTGCAAACCCAACGACGCCGTCACTTTCGTGGAGATGGATCCAGGGAGCTTCAGGACATTCGACACAGGCTACTACAAGCTGCTAGCCAAGAGCAGAGGTGTCTTCCACTCTGACGAGGCTCTCCTGCAGCATCCCCTGACAAAGGCATACGTCCTGAGCCATGCCGGTGCTTCCGAGTCGGAATTCTTCAAGGACTTCGGGGACTCCATGATCAACATGGGGAATGTTGGTGTCCTCACTGGCTCAACAGGTGAGGTCAGGAAGAAATGTTCGGTTGTCAACTAGAGGGTACGAACTTTCTCGATCAGCAATCGAAGAGACTTAGGAAGCAACTTTTACGCTGTGTGTTTGACTACCAAAATGATTCGTGGTTTGGTAGCTTGTCATATGTTAAGTCTGCTGTGATTCTTTGTAACTCTCTGTATCCTACTGATACTTTTCGGAATGACCGGTAGAACTCTACCAGCGAAGTTCATATCTTTCAATAAATAAGTTGATATTTCCAGAGTCCTTTTTTCTTGTGTTCTCGTTTTATAATTTCCTGGGGATTCTCCATGAATATTCGTCTCGAAAGTCTGAATGTCCCAAAGAATTCTATATAATTTCCTGGGTAAATACGACTTTTGTAAGATTCTGAGCTTGTCCTGTTCAAACAAGTCCAGTCAAAGTGTGGAGTTCTCCTCGACACCTTAGTCAAGATTCTTTTGGTTGGATCCGGTGACCAAAATTGACGGCTCCACTCAGCAATCTCTTGCCTATTTGCGTATTTACGATGCCTAAATAATGAGGTTTAATTAAGAAATTGGTTCTTCAGTCTGAATTGATGCATGCTGTGGTTGTTACGAAATGGTGTCAGAAGCACAAATATAATGCAATAATAATTTCGTGACACTTCGAATACTAAATGGTTTGATTGAGATGCTTACTCCATTTGTACGTTAGGTTAAATTGTGTAAATATGGCTACAAAGTCAAAGTCAATGACGTTCATATTTATTCCTCTGGATTTAAGTTTAGCATCTAAATTACTACAAAATTTATAATTACATAAATATTatgtattataaatttaaaagagGGACCTGCATGCTATGTAAAATTTTAAGAGGCCAAACAAGCTATTTCATATTTTTACAAGAATAAATATGTAAAAGGTGCTATCGATTAGTACATTTCGTTTAGTCAATAacacatgggaggctcgtccatggataaatttttttttatcccgatatgtatgtatatatgtacagtgGGATTGAGAACTTTCTAATACAACACGATCCATCCAATTAATCAGGTCTTTATGTTAAGTTCGATTGATCTCATTGATTCAGATATCTTTTGAATTCTCACTTGAAACGAAATTATGACATTAGACTTATGTGTTGATATGATACTTATTTAGACCGACTAACGTAAGATGATTTATTCATTCAAATTGTTGGGTTCAGGTCATGCAAAATTTTTCTCCTAGTGATATCCAATCAAATCTTATTCATTTTGTTTAAATAAAATAGAAGATGATTGAAAAATAATGATGTACCCGATAAATTAATGTTATGTAATCATCATCTTGTTATTATATTGTTGACACCTCATGATTGATATCTCGACATTACGTGGCTAATATCACGATGCTATTTTTCGATATTTCAATTGCATTTAGCTGGCATAGCATTATCTTTCGGACATTATCAAACATGTCATAGTTATTGTTCATCTTATAGATTCAACATAGCAAGATTCCATTCAAACATCGGGTAGAATGTGCACATAATCGTCCCGACATCAATGTGCATTTATGAGTAGATTGCACTACAAAAAAAATCCGCATTCTTCCATAGATAAGAATTTATGAGATCTTTATGCATTTAACTCTAGCAATCTCAACACTTAGTTGATACCTAACTTCTTAAACTTAGGCATGGAGAGATTTTGTTGGGTATATccaaatgtaattttgaggatttgATATTTCCTTATACTAATCAAAGACAGATGTAAAATGGAATCTCCAATTGCTCCTAATTGACATTCCAATCGAacaatcaaattttaattttatggaaaGTATACAATATTCACGCTTAAGTCAATAAATGTTTATCTTGTTAGATCACAAGAGGAAATAAGGTCGTCCAAACTATGCCATCTTTAAGCCAATTTGACTAAGGTCATTACATACGTAAGATTCATTATATAAAAGATAATACAGCTTCAGCTATTGTTGACTTCACTTTGTAAATAGACTTTGCCAAACCCAATAAAAATCCACAAGCGAATTGACATTGCTCGATGCCTATCAGTTGACTTTGCTACCACGCTACTACAGGATGATTTATATGAAGATTCATAAGCTAATCAACGGGGTTGCTTTTAATATATAAGCTATCCAATTTGACCCAACGTTTGCACAACTCTATAAACCATATGAACAACACATATTCTACCATAATGTGAGAATCCAAATCAAATAAGATATATTAATGTCAAAATTATGTATCTTTTAATATCATTCAGAATATCTTTCATTTTATCTGTAAATGCATTATCATCTTGAAGCGATTTATAAACGATGAAATATGAACTAAAGGGAGATAGAGTAAATCAATAATCTTTCTTCAATATTTTTAATTCCTAAGATgtcatatttatttataagagaAAGTAAGAGGTTTAAGATAATCAATTAGGTGAGTGTCTCTCGTCAAGATCatcctaataaaaaaatataataattaaaatttctttCTATTGGTATATAACATAATAGAAAAtaattaaatctataatatatcttaatcaaTTTAACAAAACCATATAATCTAGCATTCTTCTATTTGATccattaattaataagatatttaaaatttttaaataaaataaaataataaaaaaatttgaaaataattttacttaattcaaTTCTAAAAGTTTTAAAAAGTATTATACACATTgtcatgaattttataaaataaatcaataaatttaaTAATACTAAACTGAGTATGACTATCAACGTGAGTCATATCGGTTGTATATCGTTAATGTCATACTCTCTTTTATGTACCACAATACTATTAATCTTTTCTAATATAATCCATAATgactattgaaaattctcttgtcaagataatcttattatcacatctaattataatatgtatataaataaatatcaataggattatagaaataaataactttaattatataaGTAAAATATTAATTATGATGTCTAATTATATATACATTATCATATCTTTCATATATTACTTACGAGCCCAAtcgtaagaacatgttctttaaatacTTAAGATATGGTAATACCTTAGTAAATGGATCGGTGGAACTCATGCTCTCAATTGAcattagttattttttaattctttattcaactatcaagtattttataCCCATAATATATAGAACTATTAGAGTActtaatattcttaaaaaaattactaTAATATATCAGAAAGTATTTTTAAAGATATTAAAATTGAGTCTCACAATACCAACtcataagataaaattttactaATATAAAACTTGATTAGATACCTCAAAGTATACAGTGAaatcaacatttattttttataatacaaTTTGTATtatgtcatttttaaaaattatctctctaactaatataaatataaatcataaagtgGACTTGAGATAATTTATAGAATTAATatacaaaaattttattattaagttGATCTATTGTCTTGTACGTGAACATATAATTCTTTAATCCcttatagatattttattactGTAGCACTTTAATGTTCCATTTATGAGTAACTATAATATCTATCCAATATTTCTTACTATAAAACTAATACTTAGTCTATAGACTTAAGCATATAATAGatttttaactatatatatatatatatatatatatatatatatatatatatattacatgtatTAGAGATATATTTCGGTAGTTCATTTATTTATAGAAgtggtaaaaaaaaatttcttcatataaTAGAGAAcatgaaatgattaatattagttcATGAAATTTTGTTACGTATCAAACATTTTACTATAGTGTCGTTATAAATTCAAGATTAATATTAGTTCTCTACAAACCATCATACAaaatcaacttttattgaatcataaatatattgagtttatgATCACTAAAAGAATAATTCTAGATAAAGAAActaattttttagaattatataaatataacatgtagtctcaaaattcaaatcaTCCTTAAACGTAAGTTAAAATTATAGCTTAAGATGATTCCCTATTTTCATGTTGCTTTGGCCTTTTTGAGTTAAAATGAAATCTtgtctattattaataatatgagATGAAGCACTAAGTACAATCTagtaaatattagaaaatatttttataatattttatttgaacaTATAAGGTTCAacttatatcttttcctttcgaAATAAATATTATAGTCATTAACCTTTCTTGTCATAGAAATAGTGTTTTCCTATAAAGatttttcttttatgagtttgtATAACTTTTATAAACTcaattgatttttttataaattatactctaattttttttattatccacTCCTCGAATAGTAACGAGAATATCATAAGACTTTTTTCACTTTAATGTTAATTATTGTACATACTAGTCAATTTATTTAAGTTTTAATTGTcctttatttatataataatacattttaaataaataaaattaagaaacaaGAAAATCTAAACCATGTAATCACATTAGGAAGCAAATGTCATCCGGGTGACAACAACACGGTAGTCCCGGGAAGCTCGATATCGTGTGACACCAATCACTACGATTTGGTGGCCAAGGGAAAGGGACTGTTCCATTCCGATGAGGCTCTTCTCCAGGACAAGGAGACCAGAGGCTCCGTTTTTTCTCGGCTTCATTTGTCCGAATCCAGCTTCTTCTCTGAGCTTGGCGAGTCGACGATCAAGTTGGGAAAGGTTGCGGTCCTCACGGCCAATGCAGGGGAGATCATTAGGAACCGTGCGTTAATTAACTAGTAGGTTCTTGAATGTTTTAGTTGTAAGAGGTGGCAGTACTAATCATTGTACGATTGAGCGTATCAGTGCCTACTCGTAATTAATtatattcatataaaataaaacaAGGGGTTTAGTCAAGTAAATTAGTGGATCTAACTGGTATCATTCCTTAtaattcttcttcctttttcaagatgcCGAATTCCAAAATCAAAATCCTTATATGCTGAGGCGAAATCCATGAACTGATCTTATCCTACATTATTATAATTCGACCTTCTCCAAGCCCAGTCCAGCTTCTGCGATAGTTAATAAATTAAATAGAAGGCCTGCATCATTTTAACTGGATACAGCTGCTGAAGCAGGTAGCATTTAGACGACCTTACAAGACTAGACTATTGGCACCCTGGGAAAATAAACCACTATATTTATTTCCTTGTGCAATTTAAGTTCGCCTAAGCGAAATCAATCCATCCAACACAACCCAACATCCGATTCGACCAGCACTAGCAATCTAATGATCCTAAAAGCAGCAGCAAAGTCAAGTTAGTTATACATATaaatttacaataataaatacaAAAATCGCTTTAACAGGTCCCGTCCAAATCATGCATAAGTTAACTAAAACTTTAGTAACTATAACGGCGAAGTACACGCTTGTTTGCATCTCAGTCAACCAAAAAATAAAGCTCCGAAGGTCCACCTTTGGTCCGAAGGTTACAAGATTTAGTTGTATGTGCATATATATGTTGCCAACCAATTAGCTACATTTGTTTCCCtccctaaaaataaaaaataaaaagatatgagAGAATTTATAGTCATCAAAACAAGGGATCAACTCTTTAATCTTTCTTATCAGGGTCAAAAATGGTCCATGGTGAGAGAATATCTCGTAGCACATCATTCACAATGATTATTGAATCAGTTTTAATGTACAACTCTGTAATGCTtgatgtaaaaataataataataataataatctcgatAGAGACTATTCTTTTCGGCCATATACCtataactaaaaaatatataattataaattatcatcgTTTGCAACAAAACAAAGACCACTATTAGGGTCATGGTTTCAAACCCAAAAtctaattctctcctcaaataaGTTGGGATTTTATGTTGGTCCAAAGGAATTTCTAAGTTCACCAACCAATTTTTGTATGACTTGACTTAACGTTACGAGGAGCTTTGTCCTAAATCATAAAAGATGGAATTGTATGACTACCTAAGCCAATGATCCTAAGAGATTGATTTGGGAAAGCAACTAATTGTATGACTATCTAAGCCAATGATCCTTTTCTATcaccttttaattaatatttaaaataattattttatcattagtaaaattaataattgataaaaacaatgatattaagataaataaaattaaatatttacttTCATGATTATAATAATATGAATTTTTCTAGCCATTCATGTCGACGACCGCAAACAAGAACGTAGCCGAGTCAACAGGACATTAACCAACGCTGACGGATTCAAAACAAGATAGCAGGAAACAAATCCAACAGCTTTATCCATCACTCGTTCTTCCCAGTTTCTCTCAATCTCTATCTCCCATCTATTACTAAATCAATCAGAGACCATACATCACACCTTTTTTCACCTTTAAACCTTTTTTGACTCGGTGTTCGCAATGGACGTGAGGAGTTAATGGCTGCAGCAACACAAATtcaacgatctttcttcaattcTTAGATAACTACTTTACTAGCCATTAAGTGGTAACACAAATTCAACATCAGTGGGTCACATCAATGATCAAGATGGGAAAGGTTGGGGTCCTCCTCACAGACAATGCAGGGGGGGAGATCATAAGCAACTGTGATTTGCTTGACTCGGTGTTTAAAATGAATGTTAGGAGTTAATGGCCAACACAAATTCAACAACCTTTTAACTACTTTACTAGGCATTTTGAGAGAGCAAGAAAAACCTAGTCAAGCAAGACAGAGAAATCATATATTGCTCAGCCTGTACTATCATCTTTAAGTTGATAAGTAGATTAATCATAGATTATGTCATatagttaattatgattagtatCCTGTTGGTTTAAAAAATAGTATTAGGATTCTTATTAATTatcaaagtgaaacatttaatctcattttttaaaaattatttaaaaaaattaaaaatatttttttattattttttaaaaataatttcgtcCTTTTCCCTCtcgttatcttcttcttcttcttcttcttcttgcaccGTCGTGGCTGCAGGTTGAGGACCGACCATGTACACCACACGACACACTGAATTGTAAGGAAGAAAAGCAACAGCGAGTGTTGTGCGTAGGCAAAACCACCGAAGCAAAGCGGAACCATAGGGCAGGTGGCTCAGAAATCCACAGAAGAACgtgattcttctttcttttttggaAAGAGAGAGTTTGAGAGGAActcttttccctttctttttcccttttctttttcttctgaaaTAAAATAAATCAGCCGAGTTATGCAATGGCTTACGTTAATCGACAACACCTCCAGTTCGTCCAGACAACTCGTTCTTGAGGGTGCAGGAAAAGCTCCATGTGACTGTGTGGGTAGATCAGTAGCTCTTCAGTTGATGTCCTTTGTCTCTCATCATCCTTGCGCAAGGAGAATGCAGAATCCCATGCGGTTGAGGACCGAGGACTGTAGCCGTGGTTCAGGgggaaaatttattattatttttttatctttttcgttTGTGTCAATTTTGCCTGATGAGTAGCATGATTATCTTAAGAGCCATACAGATAGTAATGAACATGAAAAGCAAAAAAATTAGATCATAGCATCACCAAAGCTGTATCTAGCTTTTGCATCCCTCAATCCTTCTACAAATGTCATGGAACCTTGCTCACTATACTCGCTACACGCCACTTGATATATCTAACTGGAAGATTCCCAATCATAAGAACGAAAGATGTAGAGTAATGAAGTAAGAAGCAAAGAAGTGGCCATGCAGAGGCGAGCTGTCGCACTCATGAGGCTCACTCTATATAAGTGCTCCAAGTCCCTAGTAGCTTCAGCATCACAGAGCCAACACATCTTTGATTTCTGAGATGGCCTCTAAGACTCTCTCGATGCTCTTGGCCTCTATGGCCCTCTCCCTTCTACTCACAGGGTCAGCAGAGGAACAGGGCTTGAGTCTTGGTTACTACAGCAAGACGTGTCCAAATGCCGAAGCTATCGTGTTCGAGGAGATGGCCAAAGTCATCAAAGTCGCACCAAGCCTTGCTGGTGCTCTCCTGAGGATGCACTTCCATGATTGTTTCGTAAGGGTAATGTCAACTTTGAGCTTTCATCGAAACATCGAAAATGTGTTTTGCCTAAACTTTTCAGCATGCAGGGATGTGATGGGTCAGTCTTGTTGAACTCCACGAAGGGAAATGTAGCTGAGAAGGACGCACATCCCAACCTCTCACTCAGAGGCTATGGTGTCATTGACAGAGTGAAGGCTAAACTGGAGAAAGCTTGCCCCGGGATCGTCTCCTGCGCTGATATCCTAGCTTTGGTCGCCAGGGATGCGGTGGTTTTGGTACGATAACCTTCATCTTTTTTCTATAACCGATATACGGTAAACGTCAAGGGATTTGTTTAGCTGATGGCCATCTTTCCTCAGAGCAAAGGACCCTATTGGCCTGTGCCGACTGGCCGAAGGGATGGCTTTGTGTCCATAGCCAACGAGACCAAACAGCTGCCACCACCCACCGCCAACATCACTACGTTGATCTCAATGTTTGCATGCAAAGGATTGAGCGTGAAGGACCTTGTTGTTCTATCAGGTGCATTCTCTCTCTTCAACTTAAGAGATCGGACTTCAGATGGTTTGCTACAGAGATCTGAAGTTTTCATGTTTGCCAATTAGGTGGGCACACGATCGGGATCTCGCACTGCTCATTCTTCAGCGACAGGCTCTACAACTTCACCGGCAAGGCCACGCCCACCGACATCGATCCCACACTCGACAAGTACTACCTGGCGAAGTTGAGGACGATCTGCAAACCCAACGACGCCGTCACTTTCGTGGAGATGGATCCAGGGAGCTTCAGGACATTCGACACAGGCTACTACAAGCTGGTAGCCAAGAGAAGAGGTGTCTTCCATTCTGACGAGGCTCTCCTGCAGCATCCCCTGACAAAGGCATACGTCCTGAGCCATGCTGGTGCTTCCGAGTCGGAATTCTTCAAGGACTTCGGGGACTCCATGATCAACACGGGGAATGTTGGTGTCCTCACTGGCTCAGTAGGTGAGGTCAGGAAGAAATGTTCGGTTGTCAACTAGAGGGTACGAACTTTCTCGATCAGCAATCGAAGAGACTTAGGAAGCAACTTTTACGCTGTGTGTTTGACTACCAAAATGATTCGTGGTTTGGTAGCTTGTCATATGTGAAGTCTGCTGTGATTCTTTGTAACTCTCTGTATCCTACTGATACTTTTCGGAATGACTGGTAGAACTCTACCAGCGAAGTTCATATCTTTCAATAAATAAGTTGATATTTCCAGAGTCCTTTTTTCTTGTGTTCTCGTTTTATAATTTCCTGGGGATTCTCCATGAATATTCGTCTCAAAAGTCTGAATGTCCCAAAGAATTCTATATAATTTCCTGGGTAAATACGATTTTTGTAAGATTCTGAGCTTGTCCTGTTCAAACAAGTCCAGTCAAAGTGTGGAGTTCTCCTCGACACCTAAGTCAAGATTCTTTTGGTTGGATCCGGTGACCAAAATTGACGGCTCCGCTCATCAATCTCTTGCCTATTTGCGTATTTACGATGCCTAAATAATGAGGTTTAATTAAGAAATTGGTTCTTCAGTATGATTTGACGCATGCTGTGGTTGTTATGTAATGATGTCAGAAGCACAAATACAATGCGATAATAATTCTGTGACACTTCGAATATTAAGTGGTTTCATTGAGATGCTTACTCATTTCTAGGTTAGGTAAAATTGTGTAAATATCGATACAAAGTCAAAGTCAACGATGTTCATATTTACTcttctaaatttaagtttagcaTCTAAATTActacaaaatttataattatataaatattatgtattataaatttaaaagagGGAAATTTTAAGAGACCAAACATGCTATTTCAAATTTTTGTAAGAATAAATATGTAAAAGGAGCTGTCGATATCGATTACAACACGTTCGTGCTAACCAATAGCACAAGGGaggcccatatatatatatatatatatatatatatatatatatatatatatatatatatatatatatatatatatatatatatatatataaaatttatcttacataattaaatagAATTATATAATGTATGCTATAGGTCTAATGGACCTCATATTTTCTATCCATATATGTCAACTCTCACAAATAAAAACGAATCCAACTTATtcttatctataatatattttatataattaaataaaattctaTAATTTAATAATCAATTTATATAGACTtgcaaattaaattaaattatgtatACTATATGTCGAATGAGCCTCATTTTTTCTAGCCATATATGTTGACTCCTGTAAAAAAAGAACGAAACCaattcaatcatatctataatttatcttatctaattaaataaaatcatataatctaataatcGATGATTCAAATTAAATTATGTATACTATAAGTCAAATGAGCATTAATTTTCCTAGCTATGCGACTCTCACAAATAACAATGAAGCTAattcaatcatatatatataatatattttattagattaaataaaattatataatttaataattagtATATATAGATTTATTGGTCAAATCAAATTATGTATGTTATAGGTAGAAgcctcatttttttctttttatgtgaccTTAATTTATTAAACTCACCATATAAACCATATGAACATCATATGTTCTAACATAATGTGAGAATTAAAATCATATAATGATATATTAATATTAGAATTATGTGGCTTTCAATATCATTTAGAATATCTTTTATCTCATCTATAAATATACTAtcaataaatatattatcattccaAAGCTATAAGAATAactagatttatttttttaatcttttatcaaaGTCCCAAAATAATTTGTATGCTCCTCATTTTTCCTAGTCGTACGACCGCAAACAAGAACGGATCAACAGTGGACGCGGTCCAAAACAGCAACTTCTCCGACCGCAACATTAACCAACGCTGACGGATTCAAAGCAAGATAGCAGGAATATAATATGCACTAACCAATCCAACAGCTTTATCCATCACTCATTGTTTCTCTCAATCTCTATCTCCCATCTATTACTAAATCAATCAGAGACCATACATCACACCTTTTTTCACCTTTAAACCTGTTTTGACTCGGTGTTCGCAATGGACGTGAGGAGTTAATGGCTGCAGCAACACAAATTCAACAATCTTTCTTCAATTTTTAGATGGCTACTTTACTAGCCATTAAGTATTAACACAAATCCAACATCAGTGGGTCACTTCAATGATCAAGATGGGAAAGATTGTGGTCCTCACAGGCAATGCAGGGGAGATCATAAGCAACTGTGATTTGGTTAACTAATAGGTTCTTGAATGTTTTATTTGTAAGAGGTTGCACATGTTAAGTACAAATCATTGTCCGATTGAGCATATCAATGCCAACTCGTAATTCattatatttatatgaaataaaaCAAAGGGTTTAGTCAAGTAAATTAGTTGATCTCACTACATCATTCCTTATAAtccttcttcctttttcaagatgcCGAATTCCAATCCTTTTTCAAGATGCCGAAACAAAACATCCATAATGATTCTTTAATCAGTATCAATTTACATTTTAGGTATGCCATGTTACCACCTTGTAGTCTGCATCACATAAAAAACTGGATCTGGCTGGTGTCACCGGAACAGTAGTTGGGCGGCGGATGTGCAATTATTGG
Coding sequences:
- the LOC135592939 gene encoding peroxidase 1-like, whose protein sequence is MASKTLSMLLASFALSLLLTGSAEAQGLSLGYYSKACPNAESIVFEEMAKVIKVAPSLAGPLLRMHFHDCFVRGCDGSVLLNSTKGNVAEKDARPNLSLRGYGVIDRVKAKLEKACPGIVSCADILALVARDAVVLSKGPYWPVPTGRRDGFVSIANETKQLPPPTANITTLISMFASKGLSVKDLVVLSGGHTIGISHCAAFNDRLYNFTGKATPTDIDPTLDKYYLAKLRTICKPNDAVTFVEMDPGSFRTFDTGYYKLLAKSRGVFHSDEALLQHPLTKAYVLSHAGASESEFFKDFGDSMINMGNVGVLTGSTGEVRKKCSVVN
- the LOC135592940 gene encoding peroxidase 1-like, which gives rise to MASKTLSMLLASMALSLLLTGSAEEQGLSLGYYSKTCPNAEAIVFEEMAKVIKVAPSLAGALLRMHFHDCFVRGCDGSVLLNSTKGNVAEKDAHPNLSLRGYGVIDRVKAKLEKACPGIVSCADILALVARDAVVLSKGPYWPVPTGRRDGFVSIANETKQLPPPTANITTLISMFACKGLSVKDLVVLSGGHTIGISHCSFFSDRLYNFTGKATPTDIDPTLDKYYLAKLRTICKPNDAVTFVEMDPGSFRTFDTGYYKLVAKRRGVFHSDEALLQHPLTKAYVLSHAGASESEFFKDFGDSMINTGNVGVLTGSVGEVRKKCSVVN